One window from the genome of Rickettsiella endosymbiont of Xylota segnis encodes:
- a CDS encoding aspartate kinase, producing the protein MALIVQKFGGSSVGSIDKIQQVANKIIETRAQGHQLVVVVSAMEGETNRLISLAKILNEEPDSREYDLLLATGEQAATALLAMALLAQGCPARSYNSFHVPIYTDSHHKKARILSIKEEVLRNDIGAGRVPIVAGFQGISDSGDMTTLGRGGSDTTAAALAAVLKADECQIYTDVDGIYTADPHLVPQAKRLDQIGFIEMTEFARAGAKVIQHRAVELASKYRIPLRVLSSSETGTGTLIQGDKEESSVEGAKITGVTASHHEAKLTIHGLTAEKEAMSHFFSLLNDARIEIDMLTQQQISARQMDITFTLARADYHQAKQLLQTLVKEKFALSIVGDNKLAKLSVVGTGLHSHPGIIHTLFQALESAGINVILTLSSALRVSLMVSDAQIVRGVQILHHVFGLGEE; encoded by the coding sequence ATGGCTTTAATTGTACAAAAATTTGGCGGCAGCTCGGTTGGAAGTATCGACAAAATTCAACAGGTTGCAAATAAAATTATTGAAACTCGCGCACAAGGACATCAATTGGTAGTGGTTGTTTCTGCGATGGAAGGTGAAACCAATCGTTTGATTTCTCTTGCTAAAATATTGAACGAAGAACCTGATTCGAGAGAATACGATTTATTATTAGCAACCGGAGAGCAAGCGGCAACTGCGTTATTAGCAATGGCTTTGCTGGCACAAGGTTGCCCAGCCCGCTCTTATAATAGTTTTCATGTTCCAATTTATACGGATAGTCACCATAAAAAAGCTCGTATTTTAAGTATTAAAGAAGAAGTATTACGAAATGATATTGGTGCAGGTAGAGTGCCTATCGTTGCTGGTTTCCAAGGAATTTCGGATTCTGGTGATATGACGACTTTAGGGCGAGGGGGCTCGGATACCACTGCAGCGGCTTTAGCCGCTGTTTTAAAAGCTGACGAATGTCAAATTTATACGGATGTAGATGGTATCTACACGGCAGATCCTCATCTTGTACCTCAGGCTAAACGCTTAGATCAGATTGGTTTCATCGAAATGACAGAGTTCGCTCGTGCTGGCGCGAAAGTCATTCAACATCGAGCAGTCGAACTGGCCAGTAAATATCGGATTCCATTACGTGTTTTATCAAGCTCTGAAACTGGCACAGGCACATTAATCCAGGGTGATAAAGAAGAATCTTCAGTAGAAGGAGCCAAGATCACAGGAGTGACTGCGAGTCATCACGAGGCAAAATTGACTATTCATGGCTTAACAGCTGAAAAAGAAGCCATGTCGCACTTTTTTTCCTTGCTGAATGATGCGCGTATTGAAATTGACATGTTAACCCAACAACAAATCTCTGCAAGACAAATGGATATAACATTTACCTTGGCCAGAGCAGACTACCATCAAGCAAAACAATTACTCCAAACCTTAGTAAAGGAGAAATTCGCACTATCTATAGTTGGTGATAATAAACTGGCAAAGCTTTCTGTGGTTGGGACAGGTTTGCATTCTCATCCGGGAATCATTCACACTTTATTTCAAGCACTTGAATCTGCAGGAATCAATGTTATTTTAACTTTATCCTCGGCGTTAAGAGTCTCTCTAATGGTTAGTGATGCCCAGATAGTGCGAGGGGTCCAGATTTTGCATCATGTTTTTGGCTTAGGCGAAGAATAA
- the alaS gene encoding alanine--tRNA ligase translates to MNSNALRELFLNYFKSQGHTIVPSASLIPAHDPSLLFTNAGMVPFKDVFLGLETRPYSRAVSIQRCMRAGGKHNDLENVGYTARHHTFFEMLGNFSFGDYFKREAILYSWKFLTEELNLSPEKLWITVFVEDEEAASIWLNEIKIDPKRFSRCGKQDNFWSMGDTGPCGPCSEIFFDHGPNISGGPPGTPTADGDRYVEIWNLVFMQFQRSLDGELTLLPKPSVDTGMGLERLAAVMQGVTNNYDTDLFQPLIKVVAKQASITDFTNTSVRVIADHIRACAFLVSDGVNPGNEGRSYVLRRIIRRAIRHGHKIGLDRPFFYQLVKPLAAQMLQAYPQIAKKQKFIEKILLHEEQQFARTLSHGIKLFEQEITKLQGKKQLPGSAVFRLYDTYGFPMDLTADMAREQGLIVDIAGFEKEMQRQRSQSKLASRFASALSLSLTEKNATEFIGYKALKQAAVPILDLFDGKQSIKELFENEEGFVILTKTPFYAEGGGQVGDTGYLVNSTSRFLVTETFKEGTSILHKGKLIKGHLKKGDKLKAEVDAEKRRAITLNHSATHLLHAALREVLGEHVTQKGSLVEPERLRFDFSHTHPLSIEQLKLIEDRVNQQIRANLSVVTEEMSTEDAKNTGALAMFGEKYSDKVRVLTMGSFSKELCGGTHVSRTGNIGLFKITAEIGISAGIRRIQAVTGQYALDWIAALEEQTNQLAKLFKSSKDNLLEKARMDMEAKQALQKQIIALQQSIVAMMGEELISQAIEIQGIKLLISEISGIDIAGLRHLLDQLKNKLKPAVIVLASIEQQRVQLVVGVSKELTHKIKAGELANNIALAIGGSGGGRADFAQAGGGKPEVLDAALKNVKHWVETRLNDNYA, encoded by the coding sequence ATGAATAGCAATGCCCTACGCGAACTATTTCTTAACTATTTTAAAAGTCAGGGTCATACGATTGTTCCCTCCGCTTCCTTAATTCCTGCCCATGATCCGAGTTTGTTATTTACTAATGCTGGCATGGTGCCCTTTAAGGATGTTTTTTTGGGTCTAGAAACGAGACCTTATTCTCGTGCAGTGAGTATACAACGATGTATGCGGGCTGGCGGCAAACATAATGACCTTGAAAATGTAGGTTATACCGCTAGGCATCATACCTTTTTTGAGATGTTAGGAAATTTCAGCTTTGGGGATTATTTTAAGCGTGAGGCTATTCTTTATAGTTGGAAGTTTTTGACTGAGGAGTTAAATCTTTCCCCGGAAAAATTATGGATTACGGTATTTGTCGAAGATGAAGAAGCGGCATCGATTTGGTTAAACGAGATTAAAATCGATCCTAAACGTTTTTCTCGTTGTGGGAAACAAGATAATTTTTGGTCTATGGGAGATACTGGCCCTTGTGGTCCATGCTCTGAAATCTTTTTTGACCATGGGCCCAATATCTCTGGTGGGCCTCCAGGTACACCAACCGCGGATGGGGATAGATATGTTGAAATCTGGAACTTAGTCTTTATGCAGTTTCAACGTTCCTTAGATGGAGAACTTACTCTTTTACCAAAACCTTCAGTGGATACCGGTATGGGTTTAGAAAGGTTAGCGGCAGTTATGCAGGGAGTCACAAATAATTATGATACGGATCTGTTTCAACCTTTGATAAAGGTAGTTGCTAAGCAAGCATCAATAACTGATTTTACCAATACCTCAGTACGCGTTATCGCAGATCATATTCGTGCTTGTGCTTTTTTAGTCAGTGATGGGGTTAATCCTGGTAATGAAGGACGTTCTTATGTACTACGTCGAATTATTCGTAGGGCTATTCGACATGGCCATAAAATAGGTCTAGATCGCCCTTTTTTTTATCAACTGGTTAAACCTTTAGCGGCGCAAATGTTGCAAGCATATCCGCAAATAGCAAAAAAACAAAAATTTATTGAAAAGATTTTGCTTCATGAAGAGCAACAATTTGCTCGCACCTTAAGCCACGGTATTAAGCTATTTGAACAAGAAATAACTAAGTTGCAGGGCAAAAAACAATTGCCAGGATCGGCAGTTTTTCGTTTGTATGATACTTATGGATTTCCCATGGATTTAACAGCAGATATGGCTCGAGAACAGGGTCTAATCGTAGACATAGCAGGTTTTGAGAAGGAAATGCAACGTCAAAGAAGTCAATCTAAGTTGGCAAGTCGTTTTGCATCTGCACTGAGTTTATCGTTAACTGAAAAAAACGCTACTGAGTTTATTGGTTATAAAGCATTAAAACAAGCAGCTGTTCCTATTTTGGATTTATTTGATGGCAAGCAATCTATAAAAGAATTATTCGAAAATGAAGAAGGTTTTGTTATCTTAACTAAGACCCCTTTCTATGCAGAGGGCGGTGGACAAGTAGGTGATACGGGATATTTAGTTAATTCAACGAGTCGTTTTTTAGTGACTGAAACGTTTAAAGAAGGAACATCCATTCTTCATAAAGGTAAGTTAATTAAAGGTCATTTGAAAAAAGGTGATAAATTGAAGGCAGAAGTCGATGCTGAAAAACGTCGTGCGATTACCTTAAATCATTCTGCAACTCATCTATTACATGCAGCATTAAGAGAAGTTTTAGGAGAGCATGTGACGCAGAAAGGTTCTTTAGTAGAACCAGAACGCTTACGTTTTGATTTTTCACATACCCATCCATTAAGTATAGAACAACTAAAGTTGATAGAAGATCGTGTTAACCAACAAATTCGAGCTAATTTATCGGTTGTTACCGAAGAGATGTCGACGGAGGATGCAAAGAATACTGGCGCTTTAGCGATGTTTGGCGAGAAATATTCAGATAAAGTACGTGTGTTGACGATGGGTTCTTTTTCCAAGGAATTATGTGGAGGCACACATGTTTCCCGTACCGGTAATATTGGTTTATTTAAAATAACAGCAGAAATAGGAATTTCAGCAGGAATACGTCGCATTCAAGCCGTGACTGGACAATATGCTCTAGATTGGATTGCGGCCTTAGAGGAACAAACTAATCAACTTGCTAAGCTCTTCAAAAGTTCTAAGGATAATTTACTAGAAAAAGCGCGTATGGACATGGAAGCTAAGCAAGCTCTGCAAAAACAGATTATCGCTTTACAGCAGTCCATAGTCGCTATGATGGGAGAAGAGCTTATTTCTCAAGCGATCGAAATACAAGGGATTAAGTTATTAATCAGTGAAATTAGTGGGATTGATATAGCAGGATTACGACATTTATTAGATCAACTTAAAAACAAATTAAAACCCGCCGTCATTGTTTTGGCTAGTATTGAACAACAGCGTGTTCAATTAGTGGTTGGTGTCAGCAAAGAGTTAACCCACAAAATAAAAGCGGGTGAATTGGCTAATAATATAGCGCTTGCGATAGGAGGTAGTGGCGGTGGACGTGCAGATTTTGCTCAAGCAGGAGGAGGTAAACCTGAAGTCTTAGATGCGGCTTTAAAAAATGTAAAACATTGGGTTGAGACCCGCTTAAATGACAACTATGCTTAG